From Calothrix sp. PCC 6303, a single genomic window includes:
- a CDS encoding IS110 family transposase, whose protein sequence is MENTSQWIGIDVSKATLDVYIRPIGKALKVANTESGIVDLVEQLLSYDLNIIVIEATGGLETELIIQLQAALLPVALINPRQGRDFAKATGKLAKTDAIDAQILAHFGEAMKPQILAIESESARQLSELISRRRQLVEMQTAEKNRSARARGKALLDVEEHIKHLDERLEKLNQEIEQLTQNNQQWIDKANLLKTTPGIGKVISTTLVSDLPELGQLTSKQISRLVGVAPINHDSGQHKGKRMINGGRAHVRATLYMGALVAIRHNPIIKAFYDRLVERGKPKKLAITACVHKMLVILNAMVRESKPWSAAQDNLQTT, encoded by the coding sequence ATGGAAAATACCTCTCAGTGGATAGGCATCGACGTAAGTAAAGCGACACTTGATGTTTACATCCGTCCAATTGGGAAAGCATTAAAGGTCGCAAATACTGAGTCAGGAATAGTAGATTTAGTTGAACAACTATTATCATACGATTTAAATATAATCGTAATTGAAGCCACAGGTGGGTTAGAAACTGAACTTATAATTCAACTACAAGCAGCACTTTTACCAGTTGCATTAATTAATCCACGCCAAGGACGAGATTTTGCCAAAGCCACAGGAAAATTAGCCAAAACTGACGCTATTGATGCACAAATATTAGCGCACTTTGGGGAAGCAATGAAGCCCCAAATATTGGCAATTGAATCTGAATCTGCACGTCAACTCTCAGAATTAATTAGTCGAAGAAGACAATTAGTCGAGATGCAAACTGCTGAAAAAAACCGAAGTGCTCGCGCTCGTGGTAAAGCATTGCTCGATGTGGAGGAGCATATAAAACACCTTGATGAACGTCTGGAGAAACTAAATCAAGAAATTGAGCAACTAACCCAAAACAACCAACAATGGATTGATAAAGCTAATTTGCTCAAAACTACTCCTGGCATTGGTAAAGTTATTTCTACAACTCTAGTTTCTGATTTACCAGAACTTGGTCAATTAACTTCCAAACAAATATCGCGTTTAGTAGGTGTTGCTCCAATTAATCATGATAGTGGACAACATAAAGGTAAACGTATGATTAATGGTGGTCGTGCTCATGTTCGTGCAACTCTTTATATGGGTGCTTTGGTTGCAATACGTCATAACCCAATTATCAAGGCTTTTTATGACCGTCTTGTTGAACGTGGTAAGCCAAAGAAATTAGCGATTACAGCCTGTGTTCATAAAATGTTAGTTATTTTGAATGCTATGGTTCGGGAAAGTAAACCTTGGTCTGCTGCACAAGATAATTTACAAACAACTTAA
- a CDS encoding DUF4336 domain-containing protein, with product MDDHQNITKLELADPKDQKDFFWRFWYALPIYPYSRRRTIRKEVIKDTIWTFDQLQGIFYVVVPVRMTVVRLEAGGLLVYAPVAPTKECIELINELVAEYGSVKYIILPTISGLEHKVFVGPFSRCFPSAEVFVTPNQWSFPVNLPLSWLGLPAKRTKILPADSNKAPFGKEFDYAILDTIDLRLGKFAEVAFLHKSSKTLLVTDSVVSIPAEAPEIIQIEPYPLLFHARDSATEAIVDNPVNRRRGWQRIALFAMYFQPSTLEVPAWGQVFGEAKKAPNPSKENYFGLYPFKWKDGWLESFEKLRGNGRLLVAPVLQSLILNRAPQETLNWVEKVASWDFQQIIPCHLAAPIQIESKEFREAFAFLSSKPGENVGFLPDEDFQILRDIDAGLSWLRIVPSAKQKV from the coding sequence GTGGATGACCATCAAAATATTACTAAACTAGAGTTAGCAGACCCAAAAGACCAAAAAGATTTTTTTTGGCGGTTTTGGTATGCACTGCCAATTTACCCATACAGCAGACGAAGGACAATTCGGAAAGAAGTAATCAAAGATACCATTTGGACTTTTGACCAACTTCAAGGTATTTTCTATGTAGTGGTGCCAGTTAGGATGACTGTTGTCAGACTAGAGGCAGGTGGTTTGTTAGTTTATGCGCCTGTAGCACCAACTAAAGAGTGTATCGAGCTAATCAATGAATTAGTAGCAGAGTATGGAAGTGTTAAATATATTATCCTGCCCACAATTTCCGGCTTAGAACACAAAGTTTTTGTTGGTCCTTTTTCCAGATGCTTCCCCTCCGCAGAGGTATTTGTGACTCCAAATCAATGGAGTTTTCCGGTAAATTTACCCCTGAGTTGGTTGGGTTTACCTGCAAAGCGGACAAAAATACTACCAGCAGATAGCAATAAAGCCCCCTTTGGTAAAGAGTTTGATTACGCCATCTTGGATACAATTGATTTACGTCTCGGCAAGTTTGCCGAAGTTGCATTCTTACATAAATCATCAAAAACATTACTAGTTACAGATTCTGTTGTTTCCATCCCCGCAGAAGCACCAGAAATTATTCAAATTGAACCATATCCATTATTATTTCACGCCAGGGATAGCGCCACCGAGGCAATTGTAGATAACCCAGTTAATCGTCGTCGTGGATGGCAACGTATCGCTTTATTTGCCATGTATTTCCAACCCAGTACCTTAGAAGTACCAGCTTGGGGACAGGTTTTTGGGGAAGCGAAGAAAGCCCCAAATCCAAGCAAAGAGAACTATTTTGGTTTATATCCCTTCAAGTGGAAAGATGGTTGGTTAGAATCATTTGAGAAATTGCGGGGAAATGGACGCTTATTGGTAGCACCAGTTTTACAAAGTCTAATTTTGAATCGTGCACCCCAAGAAACTCTCAATTGGGTTGAAAAGGTTGCAAGTTGGGATTTTCAGCAAATTATTCCCTGTCATTTAGCTGCACCAATTCAAATAGAATCGAAGGAATTTAGAGAAGCTTTTGCTTTTTTGTCAAGTAAACCTGGGGAAAACGTGGGTTTTTTACCAGATGAAGATTTTCAGATTTTGAGGGATATTGATGCTGGTTTGAGTTGGTTACGGATTGTACCATCGGCAAAGCAGAAAGTTTAA